A window of Babesia microti strain RI chromosome III, complete genome contains these coding sequences:
- a CDS encoding histone-binding protein RBBP4 (overlaps_old_locusTagID:BBM_III03715) has protein sequence MSRILSENSDCYIRRRGLIVDSPSRACSKELITTSSTETTCSVSEISSKNAESLPLAECELSDDDLFYIWKRNSPLLYDTLLLHKLDWPSLTVDLMEDVGSCKIKGSSLIQRVLIGTHTSQQENEYVILGELKTPLYQPKYYAGDFENHADFSVKLRNNSIGNIPSFELKARLVHPGEVNRISHMPNNNFYFASQTNYGEVLVFDYSKHPSVPIDANVSYPQFVLQHHTKEGYGLCWNTTSGRYTESQQLPLLSSCSSDGTLCLWDISKKSHKKYTNGNERVSNSCQIIEPIAAVTSECGLNDVKFLQEYSPVVGTVTDDGRLQIYDFRNPPVKFSSIECNLFNSDKKDSCISQNNHSSFQLNCLSFNPYMNTLVITGSESGLIHLWDLRYPNGSIKEINKHREPVTQVSFSSFNAGIFGSSSHDGTISIYDLGSSNGPNKDITNTDDSCDVKELIFVHRGHQGPVNDFCWSQNPRYGHTIASVGQDNFLQCWRPLNI, from the exons ATGTCCCGTATTTTATCAGAAAACAGTGATTGTTACATCCGACGCAGGGGTTTAATAGTTGACAGTCCATCACGGGCTTGTTCTAAGGAACTAATAACAACTTCATCTACCGAGACCACATGCTCAGTTTCCGAAATTAGCTCAAAAAATGCAGAATCACTGCCATTGGCTGAGTGTGAACTAAGCGATGACGACTTGTTTTATATTTGGAAGCGCAATTCACCACTACTCTACGACACCCTACTATTACACAAGTTAGATTGGCCTTCGCTGACC gTTGACTTGATGGAAGATGTTGGCAGCTGTAAAATTAAGGGATCTTCCTTGATACAACGCGTACTAATAGGAACACACACATCGCAGCAGGAAAATGAATATGTCATACTGGGTGAACTTAAAACTCCACTCTACCAGCCTAAGTATTATGCCGGAGATTTTGAAAACCATGCCGATTTTTCAGTTAAACTTAGAAACAATTCCATTGGCAACATTCCCAGTTTTGAATTGAAGGCTAGGTTGGTCCACCCAGGGGAGGTAAATCGCATATCGCACATGCcaaataacaatttctaCTTTGCATCCCAGACTAATTACGGTGAGGTACTAGTATTTGATTACTCAAAACACCCATCTGTACCCATTGATGCCAACGTTTCTTATCCACAATTTGTTTTACAGCACCATACAAAGGAAGGATACGGTCTTTGTTGGAATACAACTAGTGGGAGATATACTGAATCACAACAGTTACCATTGCTAAGTTCATGCTCTTCTGATGGTACACTCTGTTTGTGGGACATAAGCAAGAAATCTCACAAGAAATACACCAATGGTAATGAACGTGTATCCAATAGTTGCCAGATTATTGAACCAATAGCTGCTGTGACTAGTGAGTGTGGACTAAAtgatgtaaaatttttgcagGAATACTCGCCGGTTGTGGGAACTGTGACTGATGATGGGCGATTGCAGATTTATGATTTTAGAAATCCACCCGTCAAATTTAGTTCCATCGAATGTAACCTATTCAATTCAGATAAAAAAGATTCTTGTATATCGCAAAATAATCATTCAAGTTTTCAACTCAACTGTTTGAGTTTCAACCCATATATGAATACTCTGGTTATCACGGGCAGTGAATCGGGGTTGATCCATTTATGGGACCTGAGATACCCCAATGGCTCCATTAAAGAGATAAATAAGCATAGAGAACCTGTGACTCAAGTgtcattttcatcatttaatGCTGGGATTTTTGGATCATCTTCGCATGATGGCACTATATCTATCTATGACCTTGGCAGTTCAAATGGCCCGAACAAGGACATCACCAATACCGATGACTCTTGTGATGTAAAGGAATTGATATTTGTACACAGAGGCCACCAAGGCCCagtaaatgatttttgcTGGAGCCAGAACCCGCGTTATGGACATACCATCGCATCTGTTGGACaggataattttttgcagtGCTGGAGACCGctgaatatttaa
- a CDS encoding hypothetical protein (overlaps_old_locusTagID:BBM_III03710): protein MRGNYLLSLLAPLAVICVIDSRKKLLDRSVMLKIREIADRTHMMSGAVSKNAFLISKVIDNLSSQLRYQSNTIVYDNLENRNKVFGILDSFLKIAKEDRYSRGPPQISEMRAELKLVQNEVKILRSELESVWHRRNN from the coding sequence ATGAGAGggaattatttattatcactatTAGCTCCATTAGCTGTAATATGTGTTATAGATTCCAGGAAGAAACTGCTAGACCGATCAGTTATGTTGAAGATAAGAGAGATAGCAGATAGGACGCATATGATGTCAGGCGCCGTATCTAAAAATGCCTTTCTCATATCCAAAGTAATAGATAACCTATCCTCCCAACTTCGGTACCAGTCAAATACCATCGTGTATGATAACCTAGAAAATAGGAATAAAGTATTTGGAATTCTGGACAGCTTCCTAAAAATTGCCAAGGAAGATCGGTACAGTAGGGGACCTCCTCAGATTTCAGAAATGCGCGCAGAACTCAAATTGGTACAAAATGAAGTAAAAATACTAAGATCAGAATTAGAAAGTGTTTGGCACCGGCGTAACAATTAG
- a CDS encoding monocarboxylate transporter, putative (overlaps_old_locusTagID:BBM_III03705) codes for MFGRFRIRRIKTKPWMATAAAFVFNMCFGCINAFGNLSVYVTSYLRCMGGKEQLNFRYNDTHKIFCFEVVAVASSVCLSGWVQANLGIKRCSILSGILLGLSYILAGLFCHSYFALVLFLGILFGLAEGLAFSCPLASTFKHYRCNRGLVSGIVMAGTAISPLIFGNIQTFLINPDRKWPTQGEKKNSLELYFSDHALLIRVPNALILLGIIYGFFTITSAYIFTSKTHRSYKPKKYNVEMSESESSISSEDEISVYSGAVEKNELLGQYRLKGLSQLVMTEQFSFYWIIMIFVHIFVNYFAMFWKILILSKFPASNDFDISLYGNIINSLSNSLGRVFFGLIGDCYGLRIVIISTCISAYMSIYLYIEVKSVWASLICTGLVFFCIGGAFICFALIAISLYDERDFSDNVSALYTSRMVSAIATFFLVHMRSHRGHTRLCKDIMVTLAIAITGCYIVKPDVYKRRKIE; via the exons atgtttGGTAGGTTTCGGATTAGGCGGATAAAGACCAAGCCTTGGATGGCTACTGCAGCCGCTTTTGTCTTTAACATGTGTTTTGGTTGCATAAACGCCTTTGGAAATCTGAGTGTCTACGTTACATCTTACCTAAGGTGTATGGGAGGAAAGGAACAGTTGAACTTTCGGTATAATGATACACATAAGATTTTTTGTTTCG AAGTTGTTGCTGTTGCCTCATCTGTTTGCCTCTCTGGCTGGGTGCAGGCGAATCTTGGTATTAAACGATGTTCAATACTATCTGGTATATTGTTAGGACTATCTTATATACTAGCCGGTCTGTTTTGTCATTCATATTTTGCTCTAGTGCTATTTCTTGGAATCCTATTTGGCTTGGCCGAAGGACTAGCCTTCTCCTGCCCATTGGCATCCACCTTTAAGCATTATCGTTGCAATAGGGGGTTGGTTTCAGGGATCGTAATGGCCGGTACGGCCATTAGCCCATTGATTTTTGGTAATATCCAA ACATTCTTAATCAATCCAGATAGGAAGTGGCCTACACAAGGTGaaaaaaaaaattcacTCGAACTTTATTTCAGTGATCATGCGTTACTAATTAGAGTTCCAAATGCATTAATATTACTTGGGATTATTTACGgattttttacaattactAGCGCCTATATCTTCACCAGCAAAACACATCGTTCGTATAAacctaaaaaatataatgttGAAATGTCAGAATCTGAATCTTCGATCTCTTCTGAAGATGAAATTAGTGTATACAGTGGTGCAgttgaaaaaaatgaattactGGGTCAATATCGCTTGAAAGGTTTAAGCCAATTGGTCATGACTGAACAATTCTCCTTCTACTGGATAATCATGATTTTTGTGCacatatttgttaattacTTTGCCATGTTTTGGAAGATACTTATTTTGTCCAAATTTCCTGCTTCAAATGACTTCGACATATCGCTCTATggaaatataattaattcattgtCTAATAGCCTCGGTAGGGTCTTTTTTGGATTAATTGGAGATTGCTATGGCCTTAGAATTGTAATTATCTCAACATGTATTTCAGCTTACATGtctatatatttgtatatagaAGTTAAAAGCGTATGGGCATCGCTCATTTGCACCGGGTTGGTATTCTTCTGCATAGGCGGCGCATTCATTTGTTTTGCACTG ATCGCAATATCATTGTATGATGAAAGGGATTTTAGCGATAATGTCAGTGCATTGTACACCAGTAGGATGGTTTCCGCCATTGCTACTTTTTTTCTGGTACACATGAGATCGCATAGGGGACATACCCGATTGTGCAAAGATATAATGGTTACGTTGGCCATAGCAATTACCGGCTGCTACATTGTGAAGCCAGATGTGTATAAGAGGAGGAAAATTGAGTAA